The region CCTAATCACCGACGTTAACCAATTGATCCGTCGCAAAACACGTCATCGTCTTACTGCATAGTGGACTTCAAACCACAAACCCAGTCAGCGAACCGACCAAGCCCTAGATCCAAAATCCGAGAAACACGAAACAGCTTTGCAACTTCATCGCTGCAATCAGGCCATTAAGACCCGCCGTCCGCGTATCCCTTCTTCTCGCTAACAATGTCAAATAGCTGCTCGGCACTTTCGCCCAGAACCTCAGGCTTTCGCCGGGGCTCGGTGTCTGCCGGACTTTCATCCGGTGGCCGGTGGGCCGCGTCGAGGGAGCGGCTTATACCCCCCCTTTTCCGACGCTGTCAACGCCCGTCTTAATTATTTTCGTAACATTCCGCAGGAGACGCGGAAAGTGGTGGAAACACTACATAAATTGGGTATCGGCAGGGGTGGAAACAAGGCCAAACCCTGCGTCAGAACGCCTCGAAGCGGCGAAAAATTTTCCTTTTGGTCGATATTTTTTTGGCGGCGCCGCCCCCTGGCCCTCCCGGATCGCACCAACCGGGCGCAAGGCCAGTCCAGAAATCGGCGTCCCGTTCAGAACGAAAGGGGCGGTGCAGCCCTTAGAGGTCCCTCGACCCAGCGCGGAGCGGCCATGTCTTAACGCCCGCAGGCAAAGCCTTAACCATGTTTGCAAAGTTTGCTGCCAATGTGGCGATTAATCACATAATGTTTTGATCCGCTTGGGGAATTCTTGGTTGACAAGACTCCCGGGCCGGGGGCAAGGTCAAAATAGCTTAAGTGTTTGGGGCCCTGTTTCCGGGGGAATCTGTCATTTGCGGCGGAAATTCGGAACAGGCTCCCGCGCAATCAACAAAAGTTCGGGTACTTGGTGACAGTTTTGCAAAAGCCGCACACGCATGTTTGGGGCACCCTTCGGCGCTATCTGACCTACACCACTGCCGGCATCGCCATTATGGGCGGCATCGGCGCGTTTGAAGCCCATCGCCCCAAGAGCGTTCTGCCTGCTTCGGCGTCGGATCTGGTCGCAACCTTCTCCGGCACCCAGGCGGTGAGCCAGGGCTTTGCCAATAGCGGTGCCCTCGGCAGCGACGAAACGCTGCCCGTTTGGGCGCAGCGCATCCCCACCACCAGTGAAAACAACTTCACTGTTGCAGCTGCCGAAAAGGGTTCGGAGCCAACACCTTTCGTGGCGGCACCGGCATTGACGACCTTGATGCCAGGCAGTGCGCTTGAATCCGCGCCGGACAGCGACATCGATACCGAGACGGAAACCGCCGCGGTCGATCCGGTTCCCAGTGCGGCACCTGTCGAACCCGTTTCGATGACACCGCTCGATGCCGTCGCCGCCGAATTCGGCATGGGTGCTGGCCGGCGCGATTGGAATGCCGACGATTCGGTTATTCGCGAAGCCAAGCGCGACATCCAGAAGGTCATCTCCGTGCAGCGTGGCGACACGCTCTATGGCGTGCTGGTCGAAGCGGGCCTCTCCGAGACCGAGGCGAAGAACACCGTCGGCGCGCTCTCGGACGTCTTCTCGCCGCGCGCCCTCAAGGCGGGCCAGGAAATCACGCTCAACCTCACGACCGCCGCTGGTGGTGACACCGTTTCAGCGGCGCCGCAGCCGCAGCTGGTGAGCCTCAGCCTTGAACCTTCGGTCGAGCGTGACGTCACAGTTAGCCGCGATTCGACGGGCGAACTGGTGGCCGAGGCGGTCGACAAGCCGCTCACCGAGACGCGTGCCCGCGCGGCCGGAATCATCACCTTCAGCCTCTATGACGCGGCAATGAAGGCCGGCTTGCCGAGCTCGGTCATCGCCGATGTCATCAAGGCCTATTCCTACGACGTCGACTTCCAGCGCGACATCCAGGAAGGCGACAGTTTCGAAGTCGTCTATGAGCGCCTCGAGAACGACGAGGGCGAACTGGCCCGCACCGGGCAGATGCTCTATGCCGCTTTGACCACCAGCGGCGTCACGCGCCAGATCTATTGGTTCGAGCATGACGGCGACGGCGAGTTCTACAACTCGAAAGGCGAGGCCGTCAGGAAGACGCTGCTGGCGACGCCGATCGATGGCGCGCGAATCACCTCCGGCTTCGGTGCGCGCAAGCATCCGATTCTCGGCTACACCAAAGTGCATAAAGGCGTCGATTTCGGTGCGCCGACCGGCACGCCGATCTATGCCGCCGGCAATGGCGTCATCGTCGAGATGGGCCCGAAGGGTTCCTACGGCAATTACGTCCGCATCAAGCACAACGGCACCTATCAGACCGCCTACGCCCATACCAGCCGCTTTGCCAAGGGCCTGCACAAGGGCGACAAGGTCAAGCAGGGCCAGGTCATCGCCTATGTCGGCACGACAGGCCGCTCGACCGGTCCGCACCTCCATTTCGAAGTGCTGGTCGACGGCGCCCAGGTCAATCCGAAGAACATCAAATCGACCGGCAGCACCAAGCTGGCCGGCAAGGATCTGAAATCCTTCAAGGCTCAGGTGGCCGCCATCGATGCCGACCGCGAGCGCATGCGTGGCGCCGTCGAGATCGCCGAGCGTCCCGATGCCGAGACGCTGGATTGCAGCGATCCGCAGGGCTGCCAGAACTGACGTTCAGCGCCAAAACCAACGAATAAAGCGGCGGCGATCATCCTGATCCCGCCGCTTTTTTTCATGGCGCCGCCTCATAAACGGGGCTGATCAGGCGATCCGATCATTCGATTGGACGCGCGGCACGCCAGGCCGCACATATGCCGGCGATTGATTCCTTTTCGCCTCACAGGTCTGCTTCATGCGTCAACTTGCTCAACTCATCGGCCACCGGCTCCACAATGCCGGGTTGCTGGTGCTGGCGGTCGGCACCCTCGCCCTCATCGCCCATGTCTCGTCGCAGCCCTTGCTGATGGCGCCTTTCGCGCCGAGCATTCTCGTGGTCCTCACTCAGCCGAAGAATCCGGGGGCAGCACCCAATGTGCTGATCGCCGCCTATGTCGTGGCGGCGGTCATTTCCGTGCTGCTGAAAGGCGTGCTGCCACCGGAATGGTGGAGCGTGGCGCTTGCCGCCGGTGCCGTGATGCTGGCCTTGGAAGCGCTCGATATCCTGCATCCGCCGGCCGTGGCGGTGCCGATTCTGGTCATGCTGGGCAATGGCGCGTTTCCGCTGGCACCCTTCACCATCGGCGTGGTGGCGCTGGCGTCGATGTCGCTGCTGGTGCGCACGCTGCCCAGTTGGGCCGCCGCCAAGACGCGCGTGCTACCGGCGGAATGAAAAAGGGCGGCAGGATGATCCTGCCGCCCGATTCTCTTCGCCCCTTGCCTCTGCTTAGGCGGTGCCAGCCGCCGGCATGTTGGCAAAGACGTCGCTGCCATGTGAGCGCGCCAGTTTCTCGCCACCGATGACGAGGCCATCCTCATCGGCGCTGACCTCGATCACATCGCCGGGCTTGAAGCGCCCTTCGAGAATCATCGTCGCCAGCGGGTTCTGCAACTCGCGCTGGATGACCCGCTTCAACGGCCGCGCACCATAGACCGGGTCGTAGCCTGCATCCGCCAGCCACACCTTGGCCTTGTCGTCGAGCGTGATCTCCAACTTGCGGTCGGCGAGCAACGCATCAAGGCGTGTCAGCTGGATGTCGACGATGCCGGTCATGTTCCCCCGGCTCAGGCGATGGAACAGGATCACCTCATCAAGGCGGTTGAGGAATTCCGGGCGGAATGCCTGCCGCACGACGCCCATCACCTGGTCGCGCGCCTTCTCGGAATCCTCGCCCTCTTTCAGCGCCACCAGATAATCGGCACCGAGGTTGGAGGTGAGGATGATGATGGTGTTGCGGAAGTCGACCGTGCGCCCTTGCCCATCGGTCAAACGCCCGTCATCCAGCACCTGCAGCAGCACGTTGAAGACATCCGGGTGCGCCTTCTCGACCTCGTCGAACAGAATCACCTGGTAGGGCCGGCGCCGGACCGATTCGGTCAGCACGCCGCCTTCCTCATAGCCGACATAGCCCGGCGGTGCGCCGATGAGGCGCGACACCGCATGCTTCTCCATGAATTCCGACATGTCGATGCGCACCATCGCCTGGTCGTCATCGAACAGGAACCCGGCCAGCGCCTTGCACAGCTCCGTCTTGCCGACGCCGGTCGGCCCCAGCATGAGGAACGAGCCGATCGGCCGGTTGGGATCCTGCAGGCCCGCACGCGCGCGCCGCACGGCATCGGAGACGGCCTTCACCGCCTCACCCTGCCCGATGACGCGGGCGCCAATCACCTTTTCCATGGTGAGCAACTTGTCACGCTCGCCGGTCAGCATCTTGTCGACCGGGATGCCGGTCCAGCGCGAGACGACGCCGGCCACATCCTCTTCCTTCACCACCTCGTTGAGCATGCGGTGTTCCGCCGCCTGCTCGGCCTCGGCCAGGCGCTTGGTGAGATCGGGGATGACCGAATAGGTGAGCTCGCCGGCGCGGGCGAAATTACCCGCACGCTGCGCCTGCTCGACCTCGTTCTTGGCCTGGTCGATGCGCTCTTTGAGCTTCTGCGCATCGTCGATCTTCTGCTTTTCCGCTTTCCACTGTGTGGTGAGGTTCTGCGACTTCGCTTCCAGCCCCTCGATCTCGTCGACGATCTGCTGCAGGCGTTCCTTGGAGGCGGCGTCCGTCTCTTTTTTCAGCGCCTCGCGCTCGACCTTGAGCTGGATGAGCTTGCGGTCGACCTCGTCGATCTCCTCCGGCTTCGATTCGACCTCCATGCGCAGGCGCGAGGCCGCCTCGTCGATGAGGTCGATCGCCTTGTCCGGCAGGAAGCGGTCGGTGATATAGCGGTTGGAGAGCGTCGCTGCCGCCACGATCGCCGCATCGGTGATGCGGACACCGTGGTGAACCTCGTATTTCTCCTTCAGGCCGCGCAGGATCGAGATCGTGTCGGTGACATTGGGTTCGGCGACGAAGACCGGCTGGAAGCGCCGGGCGAGGGCTGCGTCCTTTTCGATGTATTTCCGGAATTCATCAAGCGTCGTGGCACCCACGCAATGCAGCTCGCCCCGCGCCAGTGCCGGTTTGAGCATGTTGGAAGCATCCATGGCGCCATCCGCCTTGCCGGCGCCGACCAGCGTGTGCAGCTCGTCAATGAAGAGGATGATCTCGCCCGAAGCCGCCGCGATCTCCTGCAGCACGGCTTTCAGGCGTTCCTCGAATTCGCCGCGATACTTGGCACCGGCGATGAGGGCACCGAGATCGAGCGACATCAGCTTGCGATTCTTGAGACCCTCCGGCACGTCACCATTGGCGATGCGCAAGGCAAGGCCCTCGATGATCGCGGTCTTGCCGACGCCGGGCTCGCCGATCAGCACGGGATTGTTCTTGGTCCGGCGCGACAGGACCTGGATGGTGCGGCGGATTTCCTCGTCGCGGCCGATCACGGGATCGAGCTTGCCGTCGCGCGCCAGCTGGGTGAAGTCGCGGGCGTATTTCTTCAGTGCATCATAGCTGTCTTCGGCGCTGGCGCTGTCGGCCTTGCGGCCCTTGCGCAGCTCGTTGATTGCCTGGTTGAGCTTCTGCGGGGCGAGGCCGGCCTCTTTCAGGATCTTGCCGGCCGGCGTTTCGCTGGCCATGGCCAGGGCCAGCAGCAGCCGCTCGACGGTCACGAAGCCATCGCCGGCTTTCTGTGCCACCTCTTCGGCCTGGGCGAGGAGCCGCGCCATCTCGGGCGCCACATAAATCTGACCGGCGCCACTGCCTTCGACGCGCGGCAGCTTGTCGAGCTCGCGCTCCAGGGCCGAGGCGGCGCGGGCGGGATCGGCGCCGGCGGCCGTCATCAGATTGGCCGCCATGCCTTCCTTGTCGTCGAGCAATGTCTTGAGAAGATGCTCGGTGGTCAGGCGCTGATGGCCCGAGCGCAAAGCAAGAGTCTGTGCCGCCTGCAGGAAGCCGCGCGACCGTTCGGTGAATTTTTCCATATCCATGATCTTCTAGCCCTCTTTCGGCCGCGCCCTCTTCGAGGCACGCGGCGCTAGATGCTGGGTGAGAGGAGAGATCGGCCAGGATCAGGCCCGGTTCCAAGCTCCCCCGGTTTCTCCACTGAGATATGGAAAAGGTTAACGCCAAAACAAGGGGCCGCAAAGCAAAAGGGCCGGGGCAAATGATGCCCCGGCCCGATTCTGCGCCAATATGCCGCGAGAGGGCGTTACTCGCTGCCCTCGGTGGCCGGCACGGCTTCCGGGGCGCCCTCGCCCTCACCTTCCGCCGCGCGCGGTCGGCGCGCACGCTGTTGGCGCGGACGCGGTGTCCGGGCGGCACGCGGTGCGTCGGCCGGGGCTTCCGCCGCCGGGGGCAGCAGATGCTCGGGATAATCCGGCTGTTCATCTGTCACTGGGGCTGCCACTGGGGCTGTCACCGGGGCTGCCATCACTGGGGGAGCCACGGGCGCCGGGGTCACCGGCTGATGCTCCGAAACCGCCGGCGGATTGTTGCCGCGATCGCGGGCGTCGCCCTGCCGGTTATCGTTTTGGCGATTATCGTTTTGGCGATTATCGTTTTGGCGCCCATCATTCATGCGACTGTCGCGCTGAGCGTCGTTGCGCCGCCCATCACCTTGGCGACCATCACCCTGCCTGTTATCGCGCTGGCCATCGTTCTGGCGAAAGTCACGCCGCTGGCGATTACGATCGCGGCCCTGATCACGACCCTGGCCTTGATCACGACCCTGACCCTGGTCGCGACCCTGGCCTTGATCGCGACCCTGGCCCTGCTGCGGGCGCTGCTGGTAGTTGCCACCATCACCCTGCTGATGGTCGCCATCCTGATGATCGTCGTCCTGGCCGTCATCGTCCTGGCCGTCACCACCCTGGCCATCATTGCCTTGAGCGTTGCCGCTCGGCGCGCCATTGCCCTGCTGTGCCTGGTTGCCGGCATTGTCGCTCATGCTGGGTTGCGATGGACCGCCGCTATAGAGGGCGGCAGACAGGCCCTGGCTGACATTCTGCACGTTGACGTCGGCCACGGAAATCTCGCGACCGCCGACCCGCGGCCGCTGGCCGTCATTCATCGCCATGACGACGCGGTAATAGTGGTCCGCGTGCTGCAGGAAATTCTCGGCGGCGACACGGTCGCCGGCGACACCGGCGTCGCGCGCCAGCTGCAGATATTTCTCCAGCACCTGATAGACGTTGCCGCGTACCCTGGTCTCGGCACCGCTATCGAAATTCTGGCTCTTGTTGGGCATGCCGCCATGCGGCTTGCGCTGACCACGATTGCGGCCGCGCCGGTTGTTGTTATTGCCTGGTCTCATGCGTCGATCATTCGCTTCTGTTGCGGCGTGGGCATTCCGCAGGGTCCCGTGGTCCAACGGCCATCCTGAACGACATCCATCACGCGATGGACCGCTGATGGCTGGTTCAGACTCCCCGGCTTAAACTTGATGTGCGGAGGCCCGGTGGGGGCGGTTCGACCCTCTCGGTCGTCACCAATTGCTCGCCCCGATGCCGCGCAAACCGTATCCGCTTCGTCCTTCAATTCCAACAACTTTTTTATCTGGACGAGCTTCTGCAACGATCTTGTGATGGTCCTGGACCGCAAGACCTAATCATTTGAGAACAAGCCAGAAATTCAGCCTTTCCGGAACAGCAGGCAACGCTCGCGCTGGGCGAGGTCAAGAGCCGTCCCGGCATCGTCGAGGCCAGCCGCCAGCATCAGCGCACGAACCGACTCGCCTTGCCCCAGCCCGATCTCGATGGCCGCGAGGCCGCCCGGCGCCAGCAGCCGCGCGATCACCGGTGCCAGTGCCCGGTAGGCGGTCAGCCCATCGGCCCCGCCATCCAGCGCCAGATGCGGCTCATAGCGCACGACCTCAGGCTCCAGTCCGGCAATGTCAGCGCTTGGAATATAGGGCGGGTTGCTGACGATGATGTCGAAGCCCGCCGGATCGTCGGCCAGCAAGGCCGCATCCCATGATCCTTGCCGAAACGCCACCCGCGCGCTGAGACCAAGTGACGCAGCATTGCGTTGGGCGATTTTCAAGGCGGCGGGACTGAGATCGACGGCCCAACCGCGCGCCGCCGGCAATTCGGCCAGCAGCGTCAGCAGCAGGCAACCGGACCCGGTACCGAAATCGATGATGCGGTAATCGCGGCGCCGGTCATAAAGCTCGTCGAACACGGCCTGGATCAGGGCCTCGCTGTCTGGCCGAGGGTCGAGCACGTCGCGGCTGACCGCGAAAGGCCGCGACCAGAATTCGCGCATGCCCAGCAGATGGGAAATCGGTTCCCGCGCCACACGGCGCGCCAGCAGGGCGCGAAATTTCTCGGCCGATTCCACATCGACGCTGCGCTCGGGGAAGCCGATCATGATGGTGGGCGTCACCCCGGCTGCAACACCCAGCAGCAGGCGCGCTTCGCGGGCCGGGGCTTCGACACCGGCATTCTTCAGCGCCTTCATGCCGTCGCTCAGCAGATCGGCGATGCGCGTGCTGGCGCTCATTCGACTTCAGCAAGCCGTTCGGCCTGGTCGTGGGCGATCAGCGCCTCGATAATCTCATCGAGCGCCTCGCCCTCGACGATGCGGTCGAGCTTGTAGAGCGTCAAATTGATGCGATGGTCGGTGCAGCGCCCTTGCGGGAAGTTATAGGTGCGGATGCGCTCGGAACGATCGCCAGACCCCACCTGGCTCTTGCGATTGGCCGAACGCTCGGCATCGAGTTTCGATCGCTCCAGGTCATAAAGCCTCGCGCGCAGCACTTTCAACGCCTTGGCCTTGTTCTTGTGCTGCGACTTCTCATCTTGCTGCTGCACGACGAGACCCGTGGGCAAATGGGTGATGCGCACGGCGCTGTCGGTGGTGTTGACCGACTGCCCGCCGGGACCGCTGGAACGGAATACGTCGATCCTTAAATCCTTCTCGTCGATCTTGATATCGACCTCTTCCGCTTCCGGCAGCACAGCGACGGTAGCGGCCGAGGTATGGATGCGCCCCGAAGCTTCCGTCTCTGGCACACGCTGCACGCGGTGGGCGCCGGATTCGAATTTCAGCCGCTCGAACACATTGCGCCCGGTGATGTTGGCCGTCGCATCGCGATAGCCGCCAAGCCCGGTCTCGCTGATATCCATCGGCTCGAAGCGCCAGCCTTTCAACGCCGCATAGCGCGCATACATGCGAAACAGCATCGCCGCGAAAAGCGCCGCTTCCTCGCCACCCGTGCCGGCGCGCACTTCCAGAATCGCGTTGCGCGCATCGGCCTCGTCCTTGGGCAGCAGCGACACCTTCACCTGCTGCTCCAGATCCGGCAGGCGCTTCCTCAGCTCGGCCAGTTCCTCTTCAGCGAGAGCCCTCATCTCGGCATCGGCAGCCGGATCCCCGACCATGGCGGTGAGCTCGGCAATTTCCTTGTCGGTCTTCTGCAGGGCCGTGATCGTCTCGACGATCGGCCCCAGATCCGAATACTCTTTCGAGAGGCGCGCAAAATCCTGCGCGTCCTTCTGCCCGCCGCTTGCCAGCAGCGAGGACAATTCTTCATGCCGCTTGACCACCCGGCCCAGCTTCTCGCGAAACGACATCGTCTCTCAGTCTCTTTCTTTGCAACGCATCGAAAGGCCCCCTCACCCCAACCCCTCTCCCCGCAAGCGGGGCGAGGGGCCCATTGCAAGGGCTCGCTCAGTACTCCCCCGCCCCACGAAGTGGGGAGATGGCTGGGGTGAGGGGTCTTTCCGTGCTCTCCTACCCCTCATCCAAACCGAACAGCCTTCTGGCGGCTGCATCGAGCGAGGTGTCGGGTTGATTCTGTTTCAGCGCCAGGGTCGGCCGGTGCAACAGCCGCGCCACCAGCCGGCGTGTCAGTTCGGCGCCATCCATCTGCGGATTGTCGGCCAGCAGCGCTGCGCGTTCGGCGTCAAAATGCGCGCGCAAGGCTGAAACCGTGTCGGCAGCACCCCGTTCTTCCTGGGCACGCCGGTATTGCGCCAGCTCGCTATCGATCACCGCATAGGCGGCGGCTTGTGCTTCGGCCCGCTCCTTGCGCCCGCTCATGGCCAGGCGCTCAAGATCGTCGAAGCCATAGCGGAAGGCGTCGTCGACCTTGTCGATCGCCGGATCGATGTCACCCGGCACGGCGAGATCAAGCAGCAGGATCGGTCGCCGCCGCCGTTTCTTGAGCGCTGCCTCGACCATCGGCGCGTTGATGATGTAATTGAGACTGTCCAGCGCCGCGATGACGAGATCGGCATCGACCAGCGCTTCGCCCAACTGTTCCGGCGTGAAGGCATGGGCCTGCCGCCGCGCCGCTGCATCGCGCGCGCGTGCTGCCACCTGGTGCACCACGGCCCAGCGCTTGACGCCGGCCTCGGTCAGCTGATCCGCCACCAATTCGCCCAGATCGCCATCACCGACAAGGAGGGCTGCCACCTTGTCGAGCTTGCCGTGAACCTGGCGCCCCAGCTTCACCACGCAGGCCGCCATCGAAACGGATTGCGCCGCGATATCGGTTTCGCTGCGCACGCGCTTGGCCGTGCCAAGTGCCGCCTGCAACACGCCGTCGAGCGTGCTTCCCGACATGCCGGAGCGGGTAGCAAGGCGATAGGCATCCTTCACCTGGCCCAACACCTGCGGCTCGCCAATCACCTGGCTTTCCAATGATGCGGCGACGCCAAAGACATAGCGCAGTGCTGCATCCTCGCTGAGGACGTGAAGCTGCGGCGCCACCTCCGCCACCTCATGACCGGCCGCCTCCGCGATGAGCGCCGTGATGTCGGTGGCGGCGCGCGCGGTATCGCTCACCGCCGCCCAGACTTCGCAGCGGTCACAGGTGGCAAGCACCATGGCCTGGTCGAGACCCATTTCGCGGCAGCGCAGCAGCAGCCGCAGTGAATCGGATTCATCACCCTGCAGATGGTCGCGCAGCAGGACGGGTGCCCGCTTGTGTTCGGCACCGACCACCAGGAATGTGCGCGGCGCTATCCCAAGCAAATCACCGATAGGCGGCGAGCGCCGCCTCCAGATCGGTGAGGCGCACATTCTTCTGCTCACCCGTGTCGAGCAGTTTCAGCGACACCTCGCCCTTGGCCAATTCGTCGTCGCCGAGGATGACGGCAACGATCGCCTCGATCTTGTTGGCGCGCTTCATGCGCTTGCCCATATTGCCGCTATAGCCGAGGTCGACCAGGAAGTCTTGTCGACGCAGCTCGCCAGCCAGCTGGGCTGCCTTGCGCTCGGCGGCCTCGCCCAGCGGCACGATCGCAATCGGCCGCGCCGCTGCCGGCGTTTCATTGAGCAGCATGGAGCAGCGTTCGACGCCGCTCGCCCAGCCCACACCCGCCGTCTCCGGCCCGCCCATCATGCCGACCAGGCCGTCATAGCGGCCACCGGCCAGCACGGTCTTCTGGGCACCGAGATCCGCGCAGGTGATCTCGAAACAGGTGTGGCAGTAATAATCGAGACCGCGCACCAAGCGCGGGTTGATGCGATAGGCGATGCCGAGGTCATCGAGGCCGCTCTTCACGCGGCCGAAGAAATCCTGTGCCTCGGCGCTCAAATAGTCGCTGTAGAGCGGCGCGTCGGCGACGATGCGCTGGTCGTTCTCGTCCTTGGAATCGAGGACGCGCAGCGGGTTCTTCTCCAGGCGATCAAGGCTGTCCTTCGAGAGCCGGTCGCGAAAATCGTTCAGATAGTCGATCAGCACGCGGCGATAGGCCTGGCGGCTCGGCGTGTCGCCCAGCGTGTTGAGTTCCAATTCGCAGCGATCCCAGGCGCCGATGCGGCGCAGGAACTCGACACCGATGGCGATGACTTCGACATCGCCTTGCGGTTCCTTGACACCCAGCAGCTCGACGCCGGTCTGGTGGAACTGCCGCAAGCGTCCCTTCTGCGGCCGTTCATAGCGGAACATCGGGCCGACATAGAAATATTTGAGGGGCAGGTGCTGCGCGAGCCCGCCGGAGATGAGCGCGCGCGCCACACCCGCCGTGCCTTCCGGCCGCAAGGTGACAGTCTCGCCGCCCTTGTCGGTGAAGGTATACATCTCCTTGGTGACGACGTCCGAGGTGTCGCCCAGCGTGCGCTTGAAGACCTCGGTGAATTCGAAGATCGGCGTTGCCACTTCGTGATACCCGAAGCACAAGGCGGCACGGCGCGCCGTATCGGCGACTTCGCGGAAGCGCCGCATATCTTCGGGCAACAGATCGTGGGTGCCGCGCACCGGCTGCAAGGCTGACATTTTTCTGGGTATTCCGGCTGGTCTGGTCTTAAGGACGGTTTGGTCGGGGAATTCGGCGAAGGGTGGAAAGCCTCGATAAGGTGCCCCGCTACTCGGCAGCTTCGGCCTTCTTGGCTTCCTCGATCGCCGCGGCCTTCTGCTCGATGAGCTCGGCCATATGCTCGACGATGTCCTGATCCTTCAACCGGTGATGCTGGTTGCCGGCGATATAGACCATATGCGTGTTGTTGCCGCCGCCGGTGAAACCGATATCGGTTTCGCGCGCTTCGCCCGGGCCATTGACGACGCAGCCGATGATGCTGACCGACATCGGCGTCGTGATATGGGCGACACGCTTCTCCAGCGCCTCGACCGTCTTGATGACGTCGAAGTTCTGGCGCGCGCAAGAGGGGCACGAGATGATGTTGACGCCGCGATGGCGCAAATTCAGCGACTTCAGGATATCGAAGCCGACCTTCACCTCCTCGACCGGATCGGCCGAGAGCGAGACGCGGACCGTATCGCCGATGCCGGCCCACAGCAGCGAGCCGAGGCCGATCGAGGATTTGACCGTGCCGATGCGCGTGCCGCCGGCTTCGGTGATGCCGATATGGAGCGGATAGTCGCAGGCGTCGGCAAGGCCCTGATAGGCTGCCACCGCCAGGAACACGTCCGAGGCCTTGACGCTGATCTTGAACTCGCGGAAATCATGGTCTTCGAGGATGCGGGCGTGGTTGAGGCCGCTTTCCACCATCGCTTCCGGGCAGGGCTCGCCATAGCGTTCCAGCAATTCCCGCTCCAGCGAGCCGGCATTGACGCCGATGCGCATCGAGCAGCCATGATCCTTGGCGGCCTTCACCACTTCACGCACGCGGTCGGCGCTGCCGATATTGCCGGGGTTGATGCGCAGGCACGCAGCCCCCGCTTCGGCCGCTTCGATGCCGCGCTTGTAGTGGAAGTGAATGTCCGCGACGATCGGCACGGAGACCTGTTTGACGATCTCTTTGAGCGCCTTGGTCGAATCCTCATCGGGGCAGGAGACGCGCACGATATCGGCGCCGGCCGCGGCCGCGGCATTCACCTGCGCCACGGTCCCGGCGATGTCGGTCGTCAGCGTGTTGGTCATGGTCTGCACGCTGATCGGGGCATCGCCACCGACCAGGACGTTGCCGACGCGGATCTGGCGGGATTTGCGGCGCTGGATATCGCGATAGGGCCGGACGCTCATGTTTCGTCTTTGCTCACAATTGGCT is a window of Dongia rigui DNA encoding:
- the hemA gene encoding glutamyl-tRNA reductase; amino-acid sequence: MCASPIWRRRSPPIGDLLGIAPRTFLVVGAEHKRAPVLLRDHLQGDESDSLRLLLRCREMGLDQAMVLATCDRCEVWAAVSDTARAATDITALIAEAAGHEVAEVAPQLHVLSEDAALRYVFGVAASLESQVIGEPQVLGQVKDAYRLATRSGMSGSTLDGVLQAALGTAKRVRSETDIAAQSVSMAACVVKLGRQVHGKLDKVAALLVGDGDLGELVADQLTEAGVKRWAVVHQVAARARDAAARRQAHAFTPEQLGEALVDADLVIAALDSLNYIINAPMVEAALKKRRRRPILLLDLAVPGDIDPAIDKVDDAFRYGFDDLERLAMSGRKERAEAQAAAYAVIDSELAQYRRAQEERGAADTVSALRAHFDAERAALLADNPQMDGAELTRRLVARLLHRPTLALKQNQPDTSLDAAARRLFGLDEG
- the hisS gene encoding histidine--tRNA ligase, with protein sequence MSALQPVRGTHDLLPEDMRRFREVADTARRAALCFGYHEVATPIFEFTEVFKRTLGDTSDVVTKEMYTFTDKGGETVTLRPEGTAGVARALISGGLAQHLPLKYFYVGPMFRYERPQKGRLRQFHQTGVELLGVKEPQGDVEVIAIGVEFLRRIGAWDRCELELNTLGDTPSRQAYRRVLIDYLNDFRDRLSKDSLDRLEKNPLRVLDSKDENDQRIVADAPLYSDYLSAEAQDFFGRVKSGLDDLGIAYRINPRLVRGLDYYCHTCFEITCADLGAQKTVLAGGRYDGLVGMMGGPETAGVGWASGVERCSMLLNETPAAARPIAIVPLGEAAERKAAQLAGELRRQDFLVDLGYSGNMGKRMKRANKIEAIVAVILGDDELAKGEVSLKLLDTGEQKNVRLTDLEAALAAYR
- the ispG gene encoding flavodoxin-dependent (E)-4-hydroxy-3-methylbut-2-enyl-diphosphate synthase, translating into MSVRPYRDIQRRKSRQIRVGNVLVGGDAPISVQTMTNTLTTDIAGTVAQVNAAAAAGADIVRVSCPDEDSTKALKEIVKQVSVPIVADIHFHYKRGIEAAEAGAACLRINPGNIGSADRVREVVKAAKDHGCSMRIGVNAGSLERELLERYGEPCPEAMVESGLNHARILEDHDFREFKISVKASDVFLAVAAYQGLADACDYPLHIGITEAGGTRIGTVKSSIGLGSLLWAGIGDTVRVSLSADPVEEVKVGFDILKSLNLRHRGVNIISCPSCARQNFDVIKTVEALEKRVAHITTPMSVSIIGCVVNGPGEARETDIGFTGGGNNTHMVYIAGNQHHRLKDQDIVEHMAELIEQKAAAIEEAKKAEAAE